From Carnobacterium divergens:
TTTATTTCATTCAGTTATCGGCATAATCGTTAAAACAGGCGTTATCGTAGCGTAAAAGCATGCCTACCATCCCAAATAATCCCTTCATCTTTGGTTCTATTATATAAAAAAACATAAAAACAACCCCTATTACCTGTCCAATAGATAACGGGGGTTGTTTTAATAGCGTTGTATAGGGGTTATTATCTAATTATAGACCCTGAGCTAAGGAATGTACTGATGTTTTCTAGTATAGTCCCTAGTCTGGCATCCCAAACAACTTTTCGTTTATACCCTTATCATGTGACCATTTAATCAACATATCAATTGTCAGAGGATATATGGCTATCTTTGAATATTCTAACTCTCATACTGTGAAGGAAGCCGCTGAAGCTATTAAATTATTGAAAGGAACCAGCCTTTTAATAAGTCAACAAAGAAATTCTGCTTTAAATCATATTGGGGTATCACAAATACTTTACAAATATGTTTTGCGTCGCAGCAAAAACCAGCAAATTAGGCTTAGTATAACAGAGATAATCAGCACAGCAAAAACACCATAAGAAGATTTTTCAAACGGGCCATCGACATTGACTCCCCAAAAACCAAAAATGATTGCTGGAATAGTTAAAACGATTGATATCTCTGTTAGAGTTTTCATAATCATGTTTAGCTGATACGAAATCATATTGTTTATCATATTTTCCAAATGATCCAAATATTGACTGTAACCTAAAATAATTCTATCCATTGTGTCGCTTGTATTGTATATCTCATCAATTATTTTTTGGGTGGTAAAATCAATATCATTAATAGTTGTAAAATTTTTTTTAATGAAATCCAGCGCTTTGTGATTAGCGCCATAGGTTGTTGACAAAGCTATCATGTATTTTTGAAGAGTCAATAAATCACCAAACGTTGGTCTGAGTGAACCGGACGTTGATATTTCTGAGTCTAAATCATCAATTTTTTCCTTGACTCCACGAAGGTCGTCAAGCATCACATGGAAATCTTTTTGCATGATCTTTAAAAGTACTTCCTGCATGAAATTATCGACATCATGTAAAACCATATTGGATAAGAGTTCGGGAATGAATTTTAATTTTTGTTTTGTAAAAATTATCAACTTATTTTTAAATACCAAGAAAACAACAGATGTCGTCAGATTATCTAGATGCCCACCTTCATGTATCTCGGGAAACAAAAAACTTACGAGCAAACTTTTTTCATCGTTCTGATCTATCATCGTGTCATATGCAACTCGATCATCAAACGTTAGTATATTGTCTATGTTAAAGTCAGATTTATGTTCAAAAGATTCGATATATTCTCGTTCGTCACCATACACATAAACAACAGACGAATTTTTGATATTTGATTCTGACGAAACTAATAATGTATTTTTTGTTAAAGAATAAGTTTTCAGCATTGTAATCCTCCTGCTTTATATTTTTCTCAAAAATAAATGCGTAATTGTTGTGGAATAAATACGTTATCAGTTTTAAAAACATTTTGTCTTATGTATGATAACCTGCTAAAAATTTTATCTCGCACATTATCTAGACAATCTCGTCTCCAGCTTCTAATGTATTATCTAATTTATAATTTTAGACCCTAAACGAACATCTTTTGTAAAAAGCCTTTTTTCTGTTCTTTCAACAAATCTAACTTACGTTGATGAAGAGTGATAGTGTCGTCTATTTTAGTAAAAAATAAATCTATTTGATTTTGCTCAGAAATTGAAGGAGTTAAAACAGTCAAAGAATTTAAAATTTCTTGGCTAACATTAAATCGAGTACTGCCACCAGCTCTTCGTTTAATTTCTTTTCTATTAGCATAATTTAGAGTTAATTCAATAAAATACGCATTATAAGAACTGATTCGTTTTCCTCTAATAGCAAAACCACTATACAAAGCGTAGCGAGCTTCTTTATAAGCTTTTGCCCATCCAACTTCTTCAACAATCTCTGAAGAACGAACAAATATTAAATCACCGTTTTCAACTTTGTTTTTATCTTCGATTTTTTTATCAACGGATACAGAATTTAATATATTGTCATACTTTATAGGTAAAGGATTTAGTATATCCATGACACTAATCATTTTAGTTCCTTTTCCATAATTTTCTTTAGGAGCATTAATTCCATTTGAAAAAGTCATTAAATCGGACAACTTACGCTGTTCCCAATCGTCAACAAACCCCGCAAATCGCAATTCAGGAACTTTGGCACCATTTTTAGGGAACATTTTTTGCAAGTAGCCTTTTTTCTGTTCTTTCAACAAATCTAACTTACGCTGATGAAGTGCGATAGTTTTGTCGAGTTGTTTGAAGAATGAACCTATTTTTTGTTGTTCTTCATAACAGGGAACAGAAGCACCCACACTATTAATTACAGTTTTCGATAAACTAGGTACACCAGTAGATTCATCAAATTTTTTCCAATTTATTTTTTTAAAAATAGATAGTGAAAATTGAAGGTCAATATTTTGTTTAGGAACAGCGTAAAACAAGGTATCGACAGTCCAAAAAGGCGCTTTTAATAAATAAGGCTTATCAATTGTCCCTTTCCTTCCAATCCCAATGGCATCTATATCTGATAGCGCTCTATCTACACTTAGCATATATCCACCAGTTCCATAGACAGGTATTGGTCCCGAATTCAGATGTTTGTAGTCTTTTCCAGACTTAACATCAATAAAATCAGCAAACTTACGCTCTTCCCAATCATCCGTAAATCCTTTAAATCGCAATTCTGGAACTTTCTTTTTAACTGAATCATCTATTTTCGCCATAGTCCCCACCATTTTCTTGGTTTTTCTTGTTCTTCTATCCTTTTTTGAACTTTGATTTGTTCCTGCAAATTTTCCAACTTCTCTTTAAGAGCGTTCACTTCATCTTTATATTGATTGTCTAAGTGTTTGAATTCTGTTTCCTGTGACGGCACATTAAGGGCTTTTAGACTGTCGTTTTCTGCCTTGTATTCTTCCAGTAGCTTTTTATCTTGCAAAGCTAATCGCTGTTGCTGGTCTAACAAATTTTGCATTTGTGAGATTTGAGTGTCTTTATTTTCTAGTTGCTTATCTTTAACAGATAATTGCTGTTCCTTTTTATCTAATTGTTCTTCTAAAAAACATATTAATTTAGTCTGTGCAGTATCATTTTGCAGTGTTTTTGCAGTCTGTGCAGTATCATTTTGCAGTGTTTTTTTTAGTAAAGAGTACCCTGCGTTATTAATTACTAAGGTATTATTACCTTTAATTTTTATTGTTTGAACAAACTTTTCTCTAAAATCTTTATCTATTTTATTTCTTATCGTCTGTTTTGATACGCCTAACTCGTCCGCAAGTTCTTTTATGGTTTTTAAATTCTCACTCATGATAAGTCCTGCCTTTTAACCGTTGGTAGGTATTGTTCAATTGCTTTTTTGAGGTACTTGGCTATATTGCGTTTTGAATAGGCTTCTTGTTTAGATCTCACATAAGAGAGGTGGTCTTTGACCCCATTCAACCCTCGTAAGGCTTTCAGCTCGTCATAGAGAGGGTACACGTACGCCTGCAATCCTGCCATAAGTGACGTATCGGTCATTTCATAAGGACTTAATAGCATATTATCCAACAAAAGTTTCGTGTATTTACTTTTTAATGCTTTCCCTGCTAAAAGTTCTTCTGCTTGTTCTTTATTTGCTTTATCCTGCAAATANNNNNNNNNNNNNNNNNNNNNNNNNNNNNNNNNNNNNNNNNNNNNNNNNNNNNNNNNNNNNNNNNNNNNNNNNNNNNNNNNNNNNNNNNNNNNNNNNNNNCGGTCTGTACTGAAATCAAGGTATTATTGGGAATCCCAGCTTAAATCATAGATACCGTAAGGGATTTTATTCTTTATTTAAAACTTTGCAACAGAACCATTAATTTGAAGGTGTGCAATCATTCTTTAGACTGCCCTTAGCAATCGAAGTCCATTCAAAATAACAACCAATGTACTTCCTTCATGAATAATGACACTGATGGCAATATCCGTTAAGCCCAAGAAACTAACGACAATTAAAAAAGCAACAACGGCCATTGAAAAAATAATATTCTGCCAAATAACACGGTTCATTTTCGAAGAAATATTATGAGATTGTACCAATTTTGATAAATTGTTTTGCATTAAAACTAAATCAGATACCTCTACTGCCACATCAGTCCCATCTCCCATAGCGATTCCCACATCTGCATTAACAAGAGCAGGAGCATCATTTACACCGTCTCCAACCATGGCGGTCACACCGTATTTTTCTTTTTGTTCGTCTATTATTCTGGATTTGTCTTCCGGCATGACATTTGCAATCACTTCATCTATTCCCAATTGTTTAGCAACCGCTTTTCCCGTCATTTCTGAGTCACCAGTAATTAATGTGGTGTGTATACCTTGTTTTCTGAAATACTCAATGGTTGCTTTTGCATGTTCACTTGGAATGTCCATGAGGGCAATAAGGCCTAGAACCTCTTCATCTACTGCTACGTACACGACTGTCTTACCTTCTGAAGCCCATTCATTATTTAAACGACTATACTCATCTGAAACATCATCAAACGAAGTCGGTTTTCCTATACGATAATTTCTCCCTTTGTAATCTCCTGTCAATCCTTTACCAATCTGGTTTTCTACATCAATAGTTAGTTTGTTTTTTTGCTCAAACTTTCTTAGAATAGCATCTGCTAAAGGGTGATTGGATTCTTTTTCAAGAGCTACTACGATATCAATCATGTTTTCTTCGTTCACGGAATCAGCAAAATAATAATTGGTTACTTCAGGTTTTCCTTTGGTCAAGGTGCCCGTCTTATCAAATGCAATTGCTTTAATATCGGCTAATTGAGACAGGTAAGAACTACCTTTTGAAAGGACTCCTTTTTTGGCTAAATTAGAAGTCGTCGATAGCGTTGCCGAGACAGTAGCTGCTGCTAAAGCACACGGTGAAGCTGCAACTAAAAGGACTAATCCTCTATAGACACTTTGTGACCATGTCCAATCAAGTAGAAAAGGTGCCAATAACATGAATAACGGAATGGCAATTAAAACAACTGTGACGTATTTGGGTTCAAATTTTTGGATAATACTCGCAGCTTTTGTTTGGCTATCTTGGTTCTGGTTCACTAATTGTAAAATTTTTGAAAATACTGTATCTTCGTTTTCTTTGGTGACTTTCATCGTGAAGCTACCTGTTCCATTAATTGTACTCCCGAAGACGCCATCTCCTTTGTATTTCTCTTTCGGGATACTTTCTCCATTAATAGACGACTCATCAATGGATGTAGATCCAGACAAAATGACGCCATCAATAGGTACTTGATCGCCATTCAAAACTTGAAGTTGATCTCCCACTTTTAATTCACTGACATCTACATTTTTTGTACTGCCATCAGGTAGGATTAACCGGGCAGTCGTTGGATTCATTTCGAGTAATTTCGTTATTTCTCGTTTGCTTCTTCCTTCTGCATAATCTTCCAAAAAATGTGCTCCAGAAAAAATAAGAATCAATAATGTTCCTTCCCAAAAATTCCCCATTAAAGAAGCTCCGATTGCCGCTAATCCCATTAAAATATGAGAATTAGGCATGAACTTTTTTTGGTTTTTTGAGTTCTCAATTGTTTCTCCAAGGCCTTCAAGAACAATGACATGATACCCAGCGCTGATTGTAGCGATTGAGAACAAAACATTTTGTAGCAACTGATAATCTTCATTCAAAAATAGAGCAATCACTGCTAATGCTAAACCAACAAAGTACAAAACGACTGGCATTTTCCCATGATCATGATCGTGACCGTGGTTGTGATTATGCTTTTCTTGAGACTGTTGTTTTTGGACAGTTTCCATTTCTATTGCCTCCCTATATAATTTATAAGTCCTTTGTTTTCCATCATTTACTTCTTGAATCACAAAAATTTCCGCTATTTCTGGATCCTTTCGTCTATTCCAAAAGTAAATCGTAATGAATCTACTTTACATATGACTAACTAATCATATGTTTGTATTCTCATTTTACATCGCTATATACGTTTTGTCAAGATAAAGAGAACGCAACTTCTCTTTATCTTGACAAAAGATTAGCATTGTTTCGCTCATATGGTAATATAGATATGAACGAAAGGTCATATGAAAGGAATAAAAACACTATGGATATAAAAACAACTTCTCCAATCGATAAAGAATCTATTCTGTCAATAAGCAAACTATTTAAGGTGATTAGTGATCC
This genomic window contains:
- a CDS encoding heavy metal translocating P-type ATPase, with translation METVQKQQSQEKHNHNHGHDHDHGKMPVVLYFVGLALAVIALFLNEDYQLLQNVLFSIATISAGYHVIVLEGLGETIENSKNQKKFMPNSHILMGLAAIGASLMGNFWEGTLLILIFSGAHFLEDYAEGRSKREITKLLEMNPTTARLILPDGSTKNVDVSELKVGDQLQVLNGDQVPIDGVILSGSTSIDESSINGESIPKEKYKGDGVFGSTINGTGSFTMKVTKENEDTVFSKILQLVNQNQDSQTKAASIIQKFEPKYVTVVLIAIPLFMLLAPFLLDWTWSQSVYRGLVLLVAASPCALAAATVSATLSTTSNLAKKGVLSKGSSYLSQLADIKAIAFDKTGTLTKGKPEVTNYYFADSVNEENMIDIVVALEKESNHPLADAILRKFEQKNKLTIDVENQIGKGLTGDYKGRNYRIGKPTSFDDVSDEYSRLNNEWASEGKTVVYVAVDEEVLGLIALMDIPSEHAKATIEYFRKQGIHTTLITGDSEMTGKAVAKQLGIDEVIANVMPEDKSRIIDEQKEKYGVTAMVGDGVNDAPALVNADVGIAMGDGTDVAVEVSDLVLMQNNLSKLVQSHNISSKMNRVIWQNIIFSMAVVAFLIVVSFLGLTDIAISVIIHEGSTLVVILNGLRLLRAV
- a CDS encoding magnesium transporter CorA family protein; its protein translation is MLKTYSLTKNTLLVSSESNIKNSSVVYVYGDEREYIESFEHKSDFNIDNILTFDDRVAYDTMIDQNDEKSLLVSFLFPEIHEGGHLDNLTTSVVFLVFKNKLIIFTKQKLKFIPELLSNMVLHDVDNFMQEVLLKIMQKDFHVMLDDLRGVKEKIDDLDSEISTSGSLRPTFGDLLTLQKYMIALSTTYGANHKALDFIKKNFTTINDIDFTTQKIIDEIYNTSDTMDRIILGYSQYLDHLENMINNMISYQLNMIMKTLTEISIVLTIPAIIFGFWGVNVDGPFEKSSYGVFAVLIISVILSLICWFLLRRKTYL
- a CDS encoding restriction endonuclease subunit S — translated: MAKIDDSVKKKVPELRFKGFTDDWEERKFADFIDVKSGKDYKHLNSGPIPVYGTGGYMLSVDRALSDIDAIGIGRKGTIDKPYLLKAPFWTVDTLFYAVPKQNIDLQFSLSIFKKINWKKFDESTGVPSLSKTVINSVGASVPCYEEQQKIGSFFKQLDKTIALHQRKLDLLKEQKKGYLQKMFPKNGAKVPELRFAGFVDDWEQRKLSDLMTFSNGINAPKENYGKGTKMISVMDILNPLPIKYDNILNSVSVDKKIEDKNKVENGDLIFVRSSEIVEEVGWAKAYKEARYALYSGFAIRGKRISSYNAYFIELTLNYANRKEIKRRAGGSTRFNVSQEILNSLTVLTPSISEQNQIDLFFTKIDDTITLHQRKLDLLKEQKKGFLQKMFV
- a CDS encoding MerR family transcriptional regulator, which gives rise to MSENLKTIKELADELGVSKQTIRNKIDKDFREKFVQTIKIKGNNTLVINNAGYSLLKKTLQNDTAQTAKTLQNDTAQTKLICFLEEQLDKKEQQLSVKDKQLENKDTQISQMQNLLDQQQRLALQDKKLLEEYKAENDSLKALNVPSQETEFKHLDNQYKDEVNALKEKLENLQEQIKVQKRIEEQEKPRKWWGLWRK